The region GCCACCACTGCCTCCTTGCTGACCGAAGGCTACCTGGATCTGCCGGAAGGTGGCTTCTGCACGAAGAAGGGCCTGAAGGGCCTTCTGTTCAAGAGGCAGCGCATTCTTCCATTGCATCGCCTTGAGCTTGTCTGCGGCCGGACTCATGGCATCGGCTGCCTGCTGCATATCCTTTTCAAAGCTAGAGAATTCATCATTCGTCTCGCTAAGATCGCGACTTTGCATGCGGGCGGAGAGAGCCAGAACCTGGTCGCGCAGCTTGCTTTGCGCGTCAGCCAGGAAATGTCCATCGCTTGCCGCAGCACTCTTGCTGTTCTGCTGATTCCATGTCGCCCCGATAAGCTCCTTTTCCCGCCTGGAGATGTCCATCTGGTTGTTCTGACCGCCGCCTCCGCCACCTCCTCCACCACTCTGCTGCGATTGTGAGAACTCCCGCTCGAAGGGATCCACCTGGACGAAGCTGATGTTTGTGCGGGCCTCTGCATGTCCGTCCCGGGCAGTGGCATAGACGCTTACCAGGTCGCCAGGAACAAGTTTGTACTGCTCAAGCGCAAGAGTGTGCGATTTCTCAGCATTTTTTGCACCTGTCGCAGTCAGCAGATTGACCTGCTGTTCGGGCCCGCCGTTCACTGAGTAGTGCAGGCGCAGATCCCGCAATCCAAACTGGTCGGCACTTTGAACGCCGATGCTGACCTCTTCGATGGGGGAAGCACGGTAATCTCCTCCGGGATGCGTAATGCTTACCTGCGGCGGCTCCGCTTTATCGGTTGCAATGAAATAGTCTTCAGAGAGTCGAACGGTCTGGCCTTGATCCAGCGCAGCGATATGATAGGCTCCGTCTCGATCCATTGTGATGGTTGCGGCATAGACATTTCCATTTTCCGGTGAGAGCGCGAGCTCCTTTCCGTCGTCGAGCGCTAATCTCCCGTTGGCGAGTGGTTTATTCGTTTCGATCTCAATTTGGGCTTTTGTGCCTTCGATAGCTCGAATATCGCCTGATTGCTCTTGCGATGCGGTTTTGATGCCGGTCCAGGCAGGATAGTGATACGTGACCGTAATCCTCTTTACGGAAGGAAGCTCAACGACTCGTACGGTGTAATGCGGTGACGTCAAAGGGCCGGCTTTGACGTAGTACTCCACATTTTCTGGTAGCGCCGAGAGCACGAGGTGATAGTTGCCTTTCCCTCCGGTTCCCTCCTCTGGCTGCATCGTGACCTGCTCCCAGTCTTTGGCGCTCCGATAATGCGCGAAGAGTTGAACCTTATCTGGGTGAAGTCCCAGAATATGTGCTGTAACCGTTTGATCGCTGTTGCGTCTGACGGCCACATTGCCCGGACTGACGCTGATGCTGTACAGCGGTTGAGAGTGTCTGTCTCCGCCAGTCCACAACGCAGCCGCACCGTATCCTAGAAAGCCGGGCCTTGCAGTGACCATCCAAATTAGAGTGGCAAGACAGCCGAGTCCGAGCCCTGCGAAAAGAAAGAGGCGATTGCGTGGTGCTATGGCCGATGCAGGAGCGTCGCAGGTGTGTTGCAGGGTCTCGGCTGCGAGCAGTTCCAGGAACGGATCGGCTGCTCGCTGGCGCTCATGAAATGTAGTAAGTCGTTGTTCGAAATCTGGATAGGCTGCTTCAGCCTTGCGGACAACACGATCCGATGTGAGCCGGATCAGAGGAATCAGGATTCCAAGTGCACCGGCAGTCACGAGCGCGAGGAAGAGTGCAAGTCTCGCTGCTCTGATCCCGGCGGAAGGGAAGGCATAGTGATTCAGCAGGAGAACAAGGATGATGGTTGTAGCGAGAGCCGAGAAGAGAAGAAGCGCGGAGCCGGTAAGCCAGGCGTGAAGGCGCAGTCTGCTTCTCAGTCGCGAGATGTACGCGTTGAGTTCGTTCTGTCTGCTCATATTTCCTCCCGCTGAATCCCGAGATAGCGGCTCGAGAGGAGGGCTTCAGCAACAGCCACTACGAACGCAAATAGCATAACGTACCACCATAGTGTTGGGCTGTCGTATTGGATGGCGGCTGTGAAAACCGACTCCTGCCGCTGCGCCGCATCGCTGTTTCCGGCCCATAAGCTCTGCATTTCAGCGGGGATAGGGGCGAGATCCGATTCTCGGGGATCGGGATTGACCCCGATGACGGCATCGCGGCCGTTGGGATAGCGAACCTTATAAAAGCCAGCTTGGTCCAGTCGAAACGTGGGGGTGGTTCGGGCCTGTGCCAGCGAGAGTGGGCGATGCCCTTCCGGATCGATGATCTCTGCGCTGGTTTTGTCCGTGGAATCTGCCGTCGATGGGCGTAGTTGCAGGTATGAGTCGACTGTACGGGAACCGCTGGCTTCGCCTTCTCCGGAGAGGTAGCGAACAGTCTTGTCAACAAACGATACGAAGACGGGGTGGAGAGGAAGATCGTTCGTTAGGTTTTCAAGACCCGTTGTGAAGAGGAGAACGTGGCCTTGACCTCTGCTCTTCTCAAGCAGAAGCGGGGTCCCGTCATTGAGTTGCGCCGCGATACGTGCTTCAGATGGATTTACGGAAGCTGCATACATAACTTTGACTGCGCCCCATCCTCCGTTATCAGGACCGGGCTTGCTCTGTTCGAGTGCTGGATAGGTGAAATCGACTAGTCCTACAGCGGCAGGTGTAGACGGGCTGAAGTTGTTGTTTCGCTGAAGGGGCCCGGACCATAAGGGGATGTGTGGATGCCTCTCCGCCTCAAGGCCCAGAGCGATCAGGATACCGCCTCCTTTTGAGACGTATTGCTCAAGTGAGTGTTCGAAGACGGGTGGTAGCGTCGTCGCATCTGAAAGAACAACAAACGCGAATCTGTCCGGACTGATTTGAGCTGTCTGGTCGCTCGAAATAGACTGGAGGATGAAAGAGCCGTGAGCCGCCGCTTTGAGGGCAGCGTCGAAGTATACCGGTGATCGTTGATCGGAAGAGCTGTGGACGAAGAGTATTCTCTGTGGATCGACGCGACGGAGTGCAAATCGATAGATGTTGTCAGCGGGAAGGGCATCGTTGCCGTCAACACGAATCTCACATTGGGAGAAGCCATAGCCTATTTCCGGTGGAGTGAACTCTACGGGCAGCCGCCCATTTGCTGGAAGTTTGATGGTTTTGGTGGAGATGATCTTTCCATTGATTACCAGGGTGACGGTCTTGTTGGATTCGTCAGTGGAGAATCCCGCTAATACGGTCTTTACTCGCGAAGTAGGAGGATCTCTGGGATCAGTAATTTCAGATGGAGCGGTGACACTTTC is a window of Edaphobacter sp. 12200R-103 DNA encoding:
- a CDS encoding DUF4175 domain-containing protein, with product MSRQNELNAYISRLRSRLRLHAWLTGSALLLFSALATTIILVLLLNHYAFPSAGIRAARLALFLALVTAGALGILIPLIRLTSDRVVRKAEAAYPDFEQRLTTFHERQRAADPFLELLAAETLQHTCDAPASAIAPRNRLFLFAGLGLGCLATLIWMVTARPGFLGYGAAALWTGGDRHSQPLYSISVSPGNVAVRRNSDQTVTAHILGLHPDKVQLFAHYRSAKDWEQVTMQPEEGTGGKGNYHLVLSALPENVEYYVKAGPLTSPHYTVRVVELPSVKRITVTYHYPAWTGIKTASQEQSGDIRAIEGTKAQIEIETNKPLANGRLALDDGKELALSPENGNVYAATITMDRDGAYHIAALDQGQTVRLSEDYFIATDKAEPPQVSITHPGGDYRASPIEEVSIGVQSADQFGLRDLRLHYSVNGGPEQQVNLLTATGAKNAEKSHTLALEQYKLVPGDLVSVYATARDGHAEARTNISFVQVDPFEREFSQSQQSGGGGGGGGGQNNQMDISRREKELIGATWNQQNSKSAAASDGHFLADAQSKLRDQVLALSARMQSRDLSETNDEFSSFEKDMQQAADAMSPAADKLKAMQWKNALPLEQKALQALLRAEATFRQIQVAFGQQGGSGGGGANSAGRDLASLFDLEMDTEKNQYETAQNTSPAQKEQKDIDDILAKLDALARRQEDLSQQQKDSQQSFQQRWQQEMLRREAEELQRQLEQLARNRQQSSPQQSAQGSASSTSQSASRDQTGSFSARSSGSTQNSGSQQDQRIQQALRQLRQANEAMRQSAERQNGPDSARRALESAKDTLRTAQQQMDSTRLGSLSQEADRISQEQRAQTERINRFAAQGQADLTSRDSMRARLQQRNQLAAERQQLSNDLSQLQKNLRDTARTMMPNQPKAAQKLRQALTEMDDADVDNRLQRTADWLRRGINPNSNGTESEITKSLERLGQQIHQAESTTDARNPSEGQSVSRTNNQTAALEQLQRLRRQLDRLNGSNDSLVHSQRSPDHHNETLSRSQAQIPHPNPLSNRSGQGNQAQQAGNNGEIPKGGGDTTNGTAWNNTNTGNNTYASGALFPAPTDASGNPQDTERFIQQQLHEFDQLRRAFKEDPGISKEIRDLTERMLSLDPKRFPGNPALVDQMKREMLSSIDRMELQLLTQGPSPEARSGRSTIIPTGYKDAVADYYRRLSQSH
- a CDS encoding VWA domain-containing protein, which gives rise to MGLLAPWFLAGLLALAAPIFVHLLRKHVTTPRTVSSLMFFERGTQSSTRHRRLRYLLLFTLRSLLILLIVFAFTNPFLHRTSRNQDALLLVVLDNSFSMRSSSRFTDAKRMTLTLIASKPHSQKAQIISLGGHFQVMTQPTSDPSQLRSAIDSIEVGDGHASFAELAQSVRTLTQVWAGPVHLHLFSDLQRTAMPENLAEAVMPSNVRLTLHPVGDTGNLSNWTIESVTAPSEITDPRDPPTSRVKTVLAGFSTDESNKTVTLVINGKIISTKTIKLPANGRLPVEFTPPEIGYGFSQCEIRVDGNDALPADNIYRFALRRVDPQRILFVHSSSDQRSPVYFDAALKAAAHGSFILQSISSDQTAQISPDRFAFVVLSDATTLPPVFEHSLEQYVSKGGGILIALGLEAERHPHIPLWSGPLQRNNNFSPSTPAAVGLVDFTYPALEQSKPGPDNGGWGAVKVMYAASVNPSEARIAAQLNDGTPLLLEKSRGQGHVLLFTTGLENLTNDLPLHPVFVSFVDKTVRYLSGEGEASGSRTVDSYLQLRPSTADSTDKTSAEIIDPEGHRPLSLAQARTTPTFRLDQAGFYKVRYPNGRDAVIGVNPDPRESDLAPIPAEMQSLWAGNSDAAQRQESVFTAAIQYDSPTLWWYVMLFAFVVAVAEALLSSRYLGIQREEI